One part of the Ornithodoros turicata isolate Travis chromosome 2, ASM3712646v1, whole genome shotgun sequence genome encodes these proteins:
- the LOC135384768 gene encoding uncharacterized protein K02A2.6-like gives MDIFVREGYPEILVSDHGPQFEALQFKNFLAERGILHRQSAIYHPEANGQVERFNRVLKGFLQMISLTGRIVSQDVKAFLGIYRATPHAATGLSPSELLHQRRMKSKLDVAGFPNLDKDIQREMASLRERIKKYQEKTKAYFDERHRVRTPKFQPGDYVRVHLPGHRPKGSRAYGPPIAIQEKVGLSTFVLADVTVRNASRLAASEVGQQPVNSGLPTQTNATLRRSERTRKPPDRFRP, from the coding sequence ATGGACATCTTCGTTCGTGAGGGATACCCTGAAATTTTGGTTTCGGACCACGGGCCTCAATTCGAAGCTCTACAGTTCAAGAATTTTCTTGCCGAGAGGGGTATACTGCACCGACAGTCGGCAATATACCATCCTGAAGCAAACGGACAGGTGGAACGCTTTAATAGAGTTCTGAAGGGCTTCCTCCAAATGATTTCACTCACTGGGAGGATTGTGTCGCAAGATGTGAAGGCGTTCCTGGGGATCTACAGGGCTACGCCGCACGCAGCAACGGGGTTATCGCCATCAGAACTGCTACATCAGAGGCGCATGAAATCAAAACTCGACGTAGCCGGATTCCCGAACCTGGATAAAGATATTCAGAGGGAAATGGCTTCGCTACGTGAGCGTATCAAGAAGTATCAGGAAAAGACTAAAGCTTATTTCGACGAACGCCACCGGGTGAGGACCCCTAAGTTCCAGCCGGGAGACTATGTACGCGTCCATCTACCCGGTCACCGTCCGAAAGGATCCCGGGCGTATGGTCCGCCCATCGCCATACAAGAGAAAGTGGGACTCAGCACGTTTGTCTTGGCAGATGTGACAGTGCGCAACGCGTCTAGACTAGCTGCATCCGAAGTTGGACAACAGCCTGTCAACTCAGGGTTACCTACCCAAACAAACGCCACCCTTAGGCGTTCGGAAAGGACACGGAAACCACCGGATCGCTTCCGACCATAA